The following coding sequences lie in one Musa acuminata AAA Group cultivar baxijiao chromosome BXJ3-1, Cavendish_Baxijiao_AAA, whole genome shotgun sequence genomic window:
- the LOC135628205 gene encoding helicase-like transcription factor CHR28 isoform X1: MADAPGNSFDTFDADNAFLLDDNLSISVDGLYAILDEQPVLPPDDQSQVTLECLDKSKLAGGPANPDNAFQPHAGLLEPSARREFNERLGYQWGPSNVMGVSGCKKEMNLGISFGSEGSFDCHFFPMSGDTMNLVGSSYDSLTGSNFDNQQLQCLQNCSFDDAEETDLNFSKYADFGHDLHLDNDQKDIDQMRAENSLQNRVIKHEYYADGMSSFMHCKVEQHSQCNFAHTRNILADNISSFCFADSSHNMINEKSGLTDGKRFDDRRATGKESLLEEKSLCPYSSMDLDSTFLNMINSKSNTTETTNIMYNACGSGSLLYGESPTNGSINGLGNTWLPHLSHQNEVIVQRKYEKYGRHPIQSSSRSSAVELDTGLESVGSLLQDFPVADSDEPLPDTCAEQCHLDDFSLKSESSIDSSPLPSSRNSTSDDAHVFVIDESEEWVPDSLTNPHNNWQKTLTKIERDQVHESHYKQHNGPNQSNDDAPKRNFMTSCISVDDDADICILDDISNSARPFLPPVNVKSHPMLEHSGFVETCQPRYIGMKLKANDERSTFRLALQDLSQPKSEASPPEGVLAVPLLRHQRIALSWMVHKETFGPHCSGGILADDQGLGKTISTIALILMERSPPPKSSSSMGKQDRLEALNLDDDDDDGNDRPKQPRISSLSEVTGSKRKENSVVTVMSRPAAGTLVVCPTSVLRQWAEELKTRVTSRANLSFLVYHGSNRTKDPHELTQYDVVLTTYAIVSMEVPKQPLGGKDDEEKGKPESLMGHMSDKKRKGSPNSMKKCTQSALLESAARPLARVGWFRVILDEAQSIKNYRTQVARACWGLRAKRRWCLSGTPIQNAVDDLYSYFRFLRYDPFATYKTFCSMIKIPISRNPTNGYKKLQAVLKTVMLRRTKGSMIDGKPIITLPTKTITLKKVEFSEEERTFYTNLEAESREQFKVYANEGTVKQNYVNILLMLLRLRQACDHRLLVNGYDSNSVRRSSIEMVRKLPNEEQKYLLSCLEACLAICTICNDPPEDAVVTICGHVFCNQCISEHLNGDDNICPSADCKVRLGVASVFSRNTLVSSICELPVEECCSSGCGSAMVHAAETSGNRLSSYSSKVKAAVEILQSLPKSQCSLPNCNLEKLIEETDGSLQNQICSVDTDDRKSSNQNCHTSEKAIVFSQWTRMLDLLEVPLKDSCIQYRRLDGTMSVAARERAIKDFNMLPEVTVMIMSLKAASLGLNLVVACHVLLLDLWWNPTTEDQAIDRAHRIGQTRPVTVSRLTVKDTVEDRILALQEKKREMVASAFGEDESSAGQTRLTLEDLNYLFRV, translated from the exons ATGGCCGATGCGCCGGGGAATTCGTTCGACACTTTTGACGCCGACAACGCCTTCCTCTTAGATGACAACCTCTCCATCAGCGTCGACGGCCTCTATGCCATCCTCGATGAGCAGCCCGTTCTCCCGCCCGACGACCAGTCCCAG GTTACTTTAGAATGTTTAGACAAAAGCAAGCTAGCTGGTGGCCCAGCAAATCCTGATAATGCCTTTCAGCCTCATGCTG GTCTGTTAGAACCTTCAGCTCGTAGGGAGTTCAATGAAAGACTTGGTTATCAATGGGGTCCATCAAATGTTATGGGTGTATCAGGTTGTAAAAAAGAAATGAATTTAGGAATTTCTTTTGGATCTGAAGGAAGCTTTGACTGTCACTTTTTTCCAATGAGTGGTGATACAATGAATTTGGTTGGAAGCTCCTATGACAGTTTGACGGGTAGCAACTTCGACAATCAACAACTTCAGTGCTTACAAAATTGTAGCTTCGATGATGCTGAAGAAACAGACCTTAATTTCTCCAAATATGCTGACTTTGGGCATGATTTGCACTTGGACAATGACCAAAAGGACATTGATCAGATGAGAGCTGAGAATTCATTGCAGAACAGGGTCATAAAGCATGAATATTATGCAGATGGTATGTCATCGTTCATGCACTGCAAGGTGGAACAGCATTCCCAATGTAATTTTGCACACACTAGGAATATTTTGGCTGATAATATTTCTAGTTTTTGTTTTGCAGATTCATCGCATAATATGATAAATGAAAAGTCTGGTTTAACTGATGGTAAGCGCTTTGATGACAGAAGAGCCACTGGGAAAGAATCTCTGTTGGAGGAAAAAAGTCTCTGTCCTTATTCGTCTATGGATCTTGATTCAACTTTCCTAAATATGATTAATTCTAAGTCAAATACTACTGAGACAACCAATATCATGTACAATGCTTGTGGCAGTGGCTCTTTGTTATATGGAGAGTCTCCTACCAATGGTTCCATAAATGGCTTAGGGAACACATGGTTGCCTCATTTGTCACATCAAAATGAAGTAATAGTTCAGAGGAAGTATGAAAAATATGGCCGACATCCAATCCAAAGTTCATCTAGAAGCAGTGCAGTGGAGTTGGACACAGGATTGGAATCAGTTGGGTCCTTGTTGCAAGACTTCCCAGTGGCGGACAGTGATGAACCACTGCCAGACACTTGTGCTGAGCAGTGCCATCTAGATGATTTTAGTCTCAAGAGTGAATCTAGTATAGATTCTTCTCCGCTACCATCTAGTAGAAATTCTACCTCTGATGATGCCCATGTGTTTGTTATTGATGAATCAGAAGAATGGGTCCCTGATTCTTTGACAAATCCACACAACAATTGGCAAAAAACACTAACAAAGATTGAAAGAGATCAGGTGCATGAATCTCATTATAAACAACACAATGGTCCCAATCAAAGTAATGATGATGCTCCGAAAAGGAATTTCATGACAAGCTGCATAAGTGTGGATGATGATGCTGACATATGTATTCTTGATGATATCAGCAATTCTGCCCGCCCATTCCTACCACCAGTGAATGTAAAAAGTCATCCTATGTTAGAGCACTCTGGATTTGTTGAGACATGTCAGCCTAGATATATAGGGATGAAGCTCAAGGCAAATGATGAGAGATCGACTTTTCGGCTGGCGTTGCAG GATCTTTCTCAGCCAAAATCTGAGGCTAGCCCTCCTGAGGGAGTGTTGGCAGTTCCTTTATTGAGACACCAG CGAATAGCTTTATCTTGGATGGTACACAAGGAAACTTTTGGTCCACACTGCTCTGGTGGGATACTTGCAGATGATCAG GGACTAGGTAAAACAATATCTACAATAGCACTAATCTTGATGGAGAGATCTCCACCACCTAAATCATCTTCTTCTATGGGTAAACAAGATAGGCTTGAGGCTTTGAatctggatgatgatgatgatgatggtaatgACAGACCAAAGCAGCCCCGGATATCAAGTCTTTCAGAGGTCACTGGATCCAAGAGAAAGGAGAACTCTGTGGTTACTGTAATGAGTAGGCCTGCAGCTGGAACTTTGGTTGTTTGTCCTACAAGTGTTCTTCGACAATGGGCTGAGGAACTAAAAACTAGAGTCACCAGCAGGGCTAACCTGTCCTTTTTAGTATATCATGGAAGTAATAGAACGAAGGATCCCCATGAACTCACACAATATGATGTTGTACTAACAACATATGCAATTGTAAGCATGGAAGTCCCCAAGCAGCCACTTGGTGGTAAAGATGATGAGGAGAAAGGAAAACCTGAGAGTCTGATGGGCCACATGTCTGATAAAAAAAGGAAGGGTTCTCCAAACTCCATGAAAAAATGTACCCAGAGTGCATTGCTCGAGTCTGCTGCTCGACCTCTTGCAAGAGTTGGGTGGTTCAGGGTAATTTTGGATGAAGCTCAAAGCATTAAGAATTACAGGACTCAAGTTGCAAGGGCATGTTGGGGTCTGCGGGCTAAGAGAAGGTGGTGCTTGTCTGGGACCCCCATACAGAATGCAGTTGATGACCTCTATAGCTATTTCCGGTTTCTAAGATATGATCCATTTGCTACTTATAAAACTTTTTGTTCCATGATAAAGATTCCAATAAGCCGGAATCCAACAAATGGCTACAAAAAGCTTCAAGCTGTTCTGAAGACCGTAATGCTACGTCGCACTAAAG GCAGTATGATTGATGGTAAGCCTATTATTACCTTGCCAACGAAGACTATCACTTTGAAGAAGGTGGAATTCTCAGAGGAGGAACGGACTTTCTACACTAATCTAGAAGCTGAATCTCGTGAGCAGTTTAAG GTTTATGCAAATGAGGGAACTGTCAAACAAAACTATGTGAATATTTTGTTAATGCTCTTACGGCTTAGGCAGGCTTGTGATCATCGCCTTTTGGTAAATGGATATGATTCTAATTCTGTCAGGAGGTCTTCCATTGAAATGGTTAGAAAACTTCCTAATGAGGAACAGAAGTATCTGTTGAGTTGTTTGGAAGCGTGCTTGGCAATTTGTACAATCTGTAAT GATCCACCTGAAGATGCGGTTGTTACTATATGTGGGCACGTTTTCTGCAACCAGTGTATTTCTGAGCATCTTAACGGGGATGACAACATCTGCCCTTCAGCTGACTGCAAAGTTCGATTAGGTGTTGCTTCGGTATTTTCCAGAAACACATTAGTAAGTTCTATATGTGAATTACCTGTTGAGGAATGTTGTTCTAGTGGTTGTGGCTCTGCAATGGTACATGCAGCTGAAACCAGTGGAAATAGGTTATCTTCTTATTCTTCTAAAGTAAAAGCAGCTGTTGAGATTTTGCAATCACTGCCTAAATCTCAATGTTCTCTTCCGAACTGCAACCTTGAGAAACTTATTGAAGAAACTGATGGCTCCTTGCAAAATCAGATATGTTCTGTTGACACAGATGACAGAAAGAGTTCCAATCAAAATTGTCATACATCTGAAAAGGCCATTGTCTTCTCTCAGTGGACAAGAATGTTGGATTTATTGGAAGTTCCATTAAAAGATTCATGTATACAGTACAGGAGACTTGATGGGACAATGTCTGTTGCTGCTAGGGAGAGAGCAATCAAAGACTTCAACATGCTTCCGGAG GTTACTGTAATGATTATGTCTCTGAAAGCCGCAAGTCTTGGTCTGAATTTGGTGGTAGCCTGTCATGTTCTTCTTCTAGACTTATGGTGGAATCCTACTACTGAGGACCAGGCAATTGATAGAGCACACAGAATTGGCCAGACTCGTCCTGTGACTGTTTCACGCTTGACAGTGAAGGACACAGTGGAAGACCGCATCTTGGCTCTCCAG
- the LOC135628205 gene encoding helicase-like transcription factor CHR28 isoform X2 has translation MADAPGNSFDTFDADNAFLLDDNLSISVDGLYAILDEQPVLPPDDQSQVTLECLDKSKLAGGPANPDNAFQPHAGLLEPSARREFNERLGYQWGPSNVMGVSGCKKEMNLGISFGSEGSFDCHFFPMSGDTMNLVGSSYDSLTGSNFDNQQLQCLQNCSFDDAEETDLNFSKYADFGHDLHLDNDQKDIDQMRAENSLQNRVIKHEYYADDSSHNMINEKSGLTDGKRFDDRRATGKESLLEEKSLCPYSSMDLDSTFLNMINSKSNTTETTNIMYNACGSGSLLYGESPTNGSINGLGNTWLPHLSHQNEVIVQRKYEKYGRHPIQSSSRSSAVELDTGLESVGSLLQDFPVADSDEPLPDTCAEQCHLDDFSLKSESSIDSSPLPSSRNSTSDDAHVFVIDESEEWVPDSLTNPHNNWQKTLTKIERDQVHESHYKQHNGPNQSNDDAPKRNFMTSCISVDDDADICILDDISNSARPFLPPVNVKSHPMLEHSGFVETCQPRYIGMKLKANDERSTFRLALQDLSQPKSEASPPEGVLAVPLLRHQRIALSWMVHKETFGPHCSGGILADDQGLGKTISTIALILMERSPPPKSSSSMGKQDRLEALNLDDDDDDGNDRPKQPRISSLSEVTGSKRKENSVVTVMSRPAAGTLVVCPTSVLRQWAEELKTRVTSRANLSFLVYHGSNRTKDPHELTQYDVVLTTYAIVSMEVPKQPLGGKDDEEKGKPESLMGHMSDKKRKGSPNSMKKCTQSALLESAARPLARVGWFRVILDEAQSIKNYRTQVARACWGLRAKRRWCLSGTPIQNAVDDLYSYFRFLRYDPFATYKTFCSMIKIPISRNPTNGYKKLQAVLKTVMLRRTKGSMIDGKPIITLPTKTITLKKVEFSEEERTFYTNLEAESREQFKVYANEGTVKQNYVNILLMLLRLRQACDHRLLVNGYDSNSVRRSSIEMVRKLPNEEQKYLLSCLEACLAICTICNDPPEDAVVTICGHVFCNQCISEHLNGDDNICPSADCKVRLGVASVFSRNTLVSSICELPVEECCSSGCGSAMVHAAETSGNRLSSYSSKVKAAVEILQSLPKSQCSLPNCNLEKLIEETDGSLQNQICSVDTDDRKSSNQNCHTSEKAIVFSQWTRMLDLLEVPLKDSCIQYRRLDGTMSVAARERAIKDFNMLPEVTVMIMSLKAASLGLNLVVACHVLLLDLWWNPTTEDQAIDRAHRIGQTRPVTVSRLTVKDTVEDRILALQEKKREMVASAFGEDESSAGQTRLTLEDLNYLFRV, from the exons ATGGCCGATGCGCCGGGGAATTCGTTCGACACTTTTGACGCCGACAACGCCTTCCTCTTAGATGACAACCTCTCCATCAGCGTCGACGGCCTCTATGCCATCCTCGATGAGCAGCCCGTTCTCCCGCCCGACGACCAGTCCCAG GTTACTTTAGAATGTTTAGACAAAAGCAAGCTAGCTGGTGGCCCAGCAAATCCTGATAATGCCTTTCAGCCTCATGCTG GTCTGTTAGAACCTTCAGCTCGTAGGGAGTTCAATGAAAGACTTGGTTATCAATGGGGTCCATCAAATGTTATGGGTGTATCAGGTTGTAAAAAAGAAATGAATTTAGGAATTTCTTTTGGATCTGAAGGAAGCTTTGACTGTCACTTTTTTCCAATGAGTGGTGATACAATGAATTTGGTTGGAAGCTCCTATGACAGTTTGACGGGTAGCAACTTCGACAATCAACAACTTCAGTGCTTACAAAATTGTAGCTTCGATGATGCTGAAGAAACAGACCTTAATTTCTCCAAATATGCTGACTTTGGGCATGATTTGCACTTGGACAATGACCAAAAGGACATTGATCAGATGAGAGCTGAGAATTCATTGCAGAACAGGGTCATAAAGCATGAATATTATGCAGATG ATTCATCGCATAATATGATAAATGAAAAGTCTGGTTTAACTGATGGTAAGCGCTTTGATGACAGAAGAGCCACTGGGAAAGAATCTCTGTTGGAGGAAAAAAGTCTCTGTCCTTATTCGTCTATGGATCTTGATTCAACTTTCCTAAATATGATTAATTCTAAGTCAAATACTACTGAGACAACCAATATCATGTACAATGCTTGTGGCAGTGGCTCTTTGTTATATGGAGAGTCTCCTACCAATGGTTCCATAAATGGCTTAGGGAACACATGGTTGCCTCATTTGTCACATCAAAATGAAGTAATAGTTCAGAGGAAGTATGAAAAATATGGCCGACATCCAATCCAAAGTTCATCTAGAAGCAGTGCAGTGGAGTTGGACACAGGATTGGAATCAGTTGGGTCCTTGTTGCAAGACTTCCCAGTGGCGGACAGTGATGAACCACTGCCAGACACTTGTGCTGAGCAGTGCCATCTAGATGATTTTAGTCTCAAGAGTGAATCTAGTATAGATTCTTCTCCGCTACCATCTAGTAGAAATTCTACCTCTGATGATGCCCATGTGTTTGTTATTGATGAATCAGAAGAATGGGTCCCTGATTCTTTGACAAATCCACACAACAATTGGCAAAAAACACTAACAAAGATTGAAAGAGATCAGGTGCATGAATCTCATTATAAACAACACAATGGTCCCAATCAAAGTAATGATGATGCTCCGAAAAGGAATTTCATGACAAGCTGCATAAGTGTGGATGATGATGCTGACATATGTATTCTTGATGATATCAGCAATTCTGCCCGCCCATTCCTACCACCAGTGAATGTAAAAAGTCATCCTATGTTAGAGCACTCTGGATTTGTTGAGACATGTCAGCCTAGATATATAGGGATGAAGCTCAAGGCAAATGATGAGAGATCGACTTTTCGGCTGGCGTTGCAG GATCTTTCTCAGCCAAAATCTGAGGCTAGCCCTCCTGAGGGAGTGTTGGCAGTTCCTTTATTGAGACACCAG CGAATAGCTTTATCTTGGATGGTACACAAGGAAACTTTTGGTCCACACTGCTCTGGTGGGATACTTGCAGATGATCAG GGACTAGGTAAAACAATATCTACAATAGCACTAATCTTGATGGAGAGATCTCCACCACCTAAATCATCTTCTTCTATGGGTAAACAAGATAGGCTTGAGGCTTTGAatctggatgatgatgatgatgatggtaatgACAGACCAAAGCAGCCCCGGATATCAAGTCTTTCAGAGGTCACTGGATCCAAGAGAAAGGAGAACTCTGTGGTTACTGTAATGAGTAGGCCTGCAGCTGGAACTTTGGTTGTTTGTCCTACAAGTGTTCTTCGACAATGGGCTGAGGAACTAAAAACTAGAGTCACCAGCAGGGCTAACCTGTCCTTTTTAGTATATCATGGAAGTAATAGAACGAAGGATCCCCATGAACTCACACAATATGATGTTGTACTAACAACATATGCAATTGTAAGCATGGAAGTCCCCAAGCAGCCACTTGGTGGTAAAGATGATGAGGAGAAAGGAAAACCTGAGAGTCTGATGGGCCACATGTCTGATAAAAAAAGGAAGGGTTCTCCAAACTCCATGAAAAAATGTACCCAGAGTGCATTGCTCGAGTCTGCTGCTCGACCTCTTGCAAGAGTTGGGTGGTTCAGGGTAATTTTGGATGAAGCTCAAAGCATTAAGAATTACAGGACTCAAGTTGCAAGGGCATGTTGGGGTCTGCGGGCTAAGAGAAGGTGGTGCTTGTCTGGGACCCCCATACAGAATGCAGTTGATGACCTCTATAGCTATTTCCGGTTTCTAAGATATGATCCATTTGCTACTTATAAAACTTTTTGTTCCATGATAAAGATTCCAATAAGCCGGAATCCAACAAATGGCTACAAAAAGCTTCAAGCTGTTCTGAAGACCGTAATGCTACGTCGCACTAAAG GCAGTATGATTGATGGTAAGCCTATTATTACCTTGCCAACGAAGACTATCACTTTGAAGAAGGTGGAATTCTCAGAGGAGGAACGGACTTTCTACACTAATCTAGAAGCTGAATCTCGTGAGCAGTTTAAG GTTTATGCAAATGAGGGAACTGTCAAACAAAACTATGTGAATATTTTGTTAATGCTCTTACGGCTTAGGCAGGCTTGTGATCATCGCCTTTTGGTAAATGGATATGATTCTAATTCTGTCAGGAGGTCTTCCATTGAAATGGTTAGAAAACTTCCTAATGAGGAACAGAAGTATCTGTTGAGTTGTTTGGAAGCGTGCTTGGCAATTTGTACAATCTGTAAT GATCCACCTGAAGATGCGGTTGTTACTATATGTGGGCACGTTTTCTGCAACCAGTGTATTTCTGAGCATCTTAACGGGGATGACAACATCTGCCCTTCAGCTGACTGCAAAGTTCGATTAGGTGTTGCTTCGGTATTTTCCAGAAACACATTAGTAAGTTCTATATGTGAATTACCTGTTGAGGAATGTTGTTCTAGTGGTTGTGGCTCTGCAATGGTACATGCAGCTGAAACCAGTGGAAATAGGTTATCTTCTTATTCTTCTAAAGTAAAAGCAGCTGTTGAGATTTTGCAATCACTGCCTAAATCTCAATGTTCTCTTCCGAACTGCAACCTTGAGAAACTTATTGAAGAAACTGATGGCTCCTTGCAAAATCAGATATGTTCTGTTGACACAGATGACAGAAAGAGTTCCAATCAAAATTGTCATACATCTGAAAAGGCCATTGTCTTCTCTCAGTGGACAAGAATGTTGGATTTATTGGAAGTTCCATTAAAAGATTCATGTATACAGTACAGGAGACTTGATGGGACAATGTCTGTTGCTGCTAGGGAGAGAGCAATCAAAGACTTCAACATGCTTCCGGAG GTTACTGTAATGATTATGTCTCTGAAAGCCGCAAGTCTTGGTCTGAATTTGGTGGTAGCCTGTCATGTTCTTCTTCTAGACTTATGGTGGAATCCTACTACTGAGGACCAGGCAATTGATAGAGCACACAGAATTGGCCAGACTCGTCCTGTGACTGTTTCACGCTTGACAGTGAAGGACACAGTGGAAGACCGCATCTTGGCTCTCCAG
- the LOC135628205 gene encoding helicase-like transcription factor CHR28 isoform X3: MINEKSGLTDGKRFDDRRATGKESLLEEKSLCPYSSMDLDSTFLNMINSKSNTTETTNIMYNACGSGSLLYGESPTNGSINGLGNTWLPHLSHQNEVIVQRKYEKYGRHPIQSSSRSSAVELDTGLESVGSLLQDFPVADSDEPLPDTCAEQCHLDDFSLKSESSIDSSPLPSSRNSTSDDAHVFVIDESEEWVPDSLTNPHNNWQKTLTKIERDQVHESHYKQHNGPNQSNDDAPKRNFMTSCISVDDDADICILDDISNSARPFLPPVNVKSHPMLEHSGFVETCQPRYIGMKLKANDERSTFRLALQDLSQPKSEASPPEGVLAVPLLRHQRIALSWMVHKETFGPHCSGGILADDQGLGKTISTIALILMERSPPPKSSSSMGKQDRLEALNLDDDDDDGNDRPKQPRISSLSEVTGSKRKENSVVTVMSRPAAGTLVVCPTSVLRQWAEELKTRVTSRANLSFLVYHGSNRTKDPHELTQYDVVLTTYAIVSMEVPKQPLGGKDDEEKGKPESLMGHMSDKKRKGSPNSMKKCTQSALLESAARPLARVGWFRVILDEAQSIKNYRTQVARACWGLRAKRRWCLSGTPIQNAVDDLYSYFRFLRYDPFATYKTFCSMIKIPISRNPTNGYKKLQAVLKTVMLRRTKGSMIDGKPIITLPTKTITLKKVEFSEEERTFYTNLEAESREQFKVYANEGTVKQNYVNILLMLLRLRQACDHRLLVNGYDSNSVRRSSIEMVRKLPNEEQKYLLSCLEACLAICTICNDPPEDAVVTICGHVFCNQCISEHLNGDDNICPSADCKVRLGVASVFSRNTLVSSICELPVEECCSSGCGSAMVHAAETSGNRLSSYSSKVKAAVEILQSLPKSQCSLPNCNLEKLIEETDGSLQNQICSVDTDDRKSSNQNCHTSEKAIVFSQWTRMLDLLEVPLKDSCIQYRRLDGTMSVAARERAIKDFNMLPEVTVMIMSLKAASLGLNLVVACHVLLLDLWWNPTTEDQAIDRAHRIGQTRPVTVSRLTVKDTVEDRILALQEKKREMVASAFGEDESSAGQTRLTLEDLNYLFRV, from the exons ATGATAAATGAAAAGTCTGGTTTAACTGATGGTAAGCGCTTTGATGACAGAAGAGCCACTGGGAAAGAATCTCTGTTGGAGGAAAAAAGTCTCTGTCCTTATTCGTCTATGGATCTTGATTCAACTTTCCTAAATATGATTAATTCTAAGTCAAATACTACTGAGACAACCAATATCATGTACAATGCTTGTGGCAGTGGCTCTTTGTTATATGGAGAGTCTCCTACCAATGGTTCCATAAATGGCTTAGGGAACACATGGTTGCCTCATTTGTCACATCAAAATGAAGTAATAGTTCAGAGGAAGTATGAAAAATATGGCCGACATCCAATCCAAAGTTCATCTAGAAGCAGTGCAGTGGAGTTGGACACAGGATTGGAATCAGTTGGGTCCTTGTTGCAAGACTTCCCAGTGGCGGACAGTGATGAACCACTGCCAGACACTTGTGCTGAGCAGTGCCATCTAGATGATTTTAGTCTCAAGAGTGAATCTAGTATAGATTCTTCTCCGCTACCATCTAGTAGAAATTCTACCTCTGATGATGCCCATGTGTTTGTTATTGATGAATCAGAAGAATGGGTCCCTGATTCTTTGACAAATCCACACAACAATTGGCAAAAAACACTAACAAAGATTGAAAGAGATCAGGTGCATGAATCTCATTATAAACAACACAATGGTCCCAATCAAAGTAATGATGATGCTCCGAAAAGGAATTTCATGACAAGCTGCATAAGTGTGGATGATGATGCTGACATATGTATTCTTGATGATATCAGCAATTCTGCCCGCCCATTCCTACCACCAGTGAATGTAAAAAGTCATCCTATGTTAGAGCACTCTGGATTTGTTGAGACATGTCAGCCTAGATATATAGGGATGAAGCTCAAGGCAAATGATGAGAGATCGACTTTTCGGCTGGCGTTGCAG GATCTTTCTCAGCCAAAATCTGAGGCTAGCCCTCCTGAGGGAGTGTTGGCAGTTCCTTTATTGAGACACCAG CGAATAGCTTTATCTTGGATGGTACACAAGGAAACTTTTGGTCCACACTGCTCTGGTGGGATACTTGCAGATGATCAG GGACTAGGTAAAACAATATCTACAATAGCACTAATCTTGATGGAGAGATCTCCACCACCTAAATCATCTTCTTCTATGGGTAAACAAGATAGGCTTGAGGCTTTGAatctggatgatgatgatgatgatggtaatgACAGACCAAAGCAGCCCCGGATATCAAGTCTTTCAGAGGTCACTGGATCCAAGAGAAAGGAGAACTCTGTGGTTACTGTAATGAGTAGGCCTGCAGCTGGAACTTTGGTTGTTTGTCCTACAAGTGTTCTTCGACAATGGGCTGAGGAACTAAAAACTAGAGTCACCAGCAGGGCTAACCTGTCCTTTTTAGTATATCATGGAAGTAATAGAACGAAGGATCCCCATGAACTCACACAATATGATGTTGTACTAACAACATATGCAATTGTAAGCATGGAAGTCCCCAAGCAGCCACTTGGTGGTAAAGATGATGAGGAGAAAGGAAAACCTGAGAGTCTGATGGGCCACATGTCTGATAAAAAAAGGAAGGGTTCTCCAAACTCCATGAAAAAATGTACCCAGAGTGCATTGCTCGAGTCTGCTGCTCGACCTCTTGCAAGAGTTGGGTGGTTCAGGGTAATTTTGGATGAAGCTCAAAGCATTAAGAATTACAGGACTCAAGTTGCAAGGGCATGTTGGGGTCTGCGGGCTAAGAGAAGGTGGTGCTTGTCTGGGACCCCCATACAGAATGCAGTTGATGACCTCTATAGCTATTTCCGGTTTCTAAGATATGATCCATTTGCTACTTATAAAACTTTTTGTTCCATGATAAAGATTCCAATAAGCCGGAATCCAACAAATGGCTACAAAAAGCTTCAAGCTGTTCTGAAGACCGTAATGCTACGTCGCACTAAAG GCAGTATGATTGATGGTAAGCCTATTATTACCTTGCCAACGAAGACTATCACTTTGAAGAAGGTGGAATTCTCAGAGGAGGAACGGACTTTCTACACTAATCTAGAAGCTGAATCTCGTGAGCAGTTTAAG GTTTATGCAAATGAGGGAACTGTCAAACAAAACTATGTGAATATTTTGTTAATGCTCTTACGGCTTAGGCAGGCTTGTGATCATCGCCTTTTGGTAAATGGATATGATTCTAATTCTGTCAGGAGGTCTTCCATTGAAATGGTTAGAAAACTTCCTAATGAGGAACAGAAGTATCTGTTGAGTTGTTTGGAAGCGTGCTTGGCAATTTGTACAATCTGTAAT GATCCACCTGAAGATGCGGTTGTTACTATATGTGGGCACGTTTTCTGCAACCAGTGTATTTCTGAGCATCTTAACGGGGATGACAACATCTGCCCTTCAGCTGACTGCAAAGTTCGATTAGGTGTTGCTTCGGTATTTTCCAGAAACACATTAGTAAGTTCTATATGTGAATTACCTGTTGAGGAATGTTGTTCTAGTGGTTGTGGCTCTGCAATGGTACATGCAGCTGAAACCAGTGGAAATAGGTTATCTTCTTATTCTTCTAAAGTAAAAGCAGCTGTTGAGATTTTGCAATCACTGCCTAAATCTCAATGTTCTCTTCCGAACTGCAACCTTGAGAAACTTATTGAAGAAACTGATGGCTCCTTGCAAAATCAGATATGTTCTGTTGACACAGATGACAGAAAGAGTTCCAATCAAAATTGTCATACATCTGAAAAGGCCATTGTCTTCTCTCAGTGGACAAGAATGTTGGATTTATTGGAAGTTCCATTAAAAGATTCATGTATACAGTACAGGAGACTTGATGGGACAATGTCTGTTGCTGCTAGGGAGAGAGCAATCAAAGACTTCAACATGCTTCCGGAG GTTACTGTAATGATTATGTCTCTGAAAGCCGCAAGTCTTGGTCTGAATTTGGTGGTAGCCTGTCATGTTCTTCTTCTAGACTTATGGTGGAATCCTACTACTGAGGACCAGGCAATTGATAGAGCACACAGAATTGGCCAGACTCGTCCTGTGACTGTTTCACGCTTGACAGTGAAGGACACAGTGGAAGACCGCATCTTGGCTCTCCAG